DNA from Helcococcus ovis:
GTTATCGGGACATTTGTATTGATAACATTTAGATATCGTTTATTTAGCTTATTTATTCCAAATGAATCTGATACTATTGTGATAGGTGCTTCTTATTTACTAATTTTAGGAATGTCACAATTATTTATGGCTATGGAAATAGGAATTGCAGGCGTACTTAATGGTCTTGGAGAAACTAAATCTCCAGCAGTTGTTTCAATGATATTTAATATTTTAAGAATACCAATGGCTCTTATATTAATGCGATATTACCAATTTTATGGTATTTGGATTGCAATGACAATTTCTTCAATTTTTAAGGGAATATTTGCATATATTATTTTAATAAAGGAAAAACAAAAAGTTGAAAAAGTATTTGAATAATAAAAAAAGGGATGTTGAAAAATAAAAAATAGCTTTTAAATTACAAAAAATTAATAAAAATAAAACAAGCCCTAGATTTCAACATCTAGGGCTTGTTTTTAGGTATAATATTAATATGAAAAGCAAAAATAATATACCATGCTTAAATTTTAATTTAAATAACGGGACAAATTCAATTTCTAAAGTGTATAAATGTTTCGATTGAAACTTCAATTAAAAAGAAAAAGCTATTACAAAATAACATCTTTAGTTATTTTGCAACAGCCCTTTTTAAGTTTTTTACATTGTAATTGTAAAATCTGTACCTTTACCTAATTCAGAATTTACATCTATTTTAAATCCTAGTAGTTCAACATATGTCTTAGTTATCGCTAATCCTAATCCTTGACCACTTACTTTTGTATTTCTAACATTATCTACCCTGTAAAATCTTTCGAAAATATGAGGTAGATCATCTTTACTTATCCCAATTCCATTATCAGATATTGTTATAACATCTCGATTTGAAAATGATTGAAATATGATTTGAATTGTTCCATTTTCATTACTTGCTTTAATTGCATTTGATATTATATTTGCTACTACCTGTGTAAGTTTATCATAATCAGAATTTATTATTTTACTTTTATCAAAATTTTTAACTAATTTTATATTTTTTTCTTTCAGTAGAGGCTCAAAACTTGAAGATACGGTTTCTAATAAATTTACTATATCAAAATCTTCAATTTTTAACTCATTAAAGTTTTCTTTTTTATTAAATGTTATTTCCAAATTATCTATCATAGAACTAATTCTTCTAGTTTCAGATAAAAGCATTGAAATAGTTTCTTTATCTGCATCAATAATTTCATCTTTAATAGCTTCTAAATGAAGAATTAAATTTGTTATGGGAGTTCTTAATTCATGTGCTATATCATGGGAATAGTCAATTCTATATTGTTCTTGCATTTTTAAGGATTTTGATAAATAGTTTATATTATCAGATAACTCATCTAGTTCATATATATCATATTTTTTTTCAGAACTTACATATTTTTTCTCTATTAATTTTTTAGTTTTATCTTGAATTTCTTTTATAGGTATAGTGATATTTTTACTTAGTAGTACAATCAATATTGTTGCGATTATAATAGAAATAATGAAAATAACCACATACTGGGTAATTATATCTGATTGAAATACATTCATAATTTTATTGTAAGAATAAACATTGTCTATGTATGATACTTCTAATGTACCGGCAATTTCATTATTGGAATTTATTATATTATATGAAGATTTAACTATATCATTATTTTTTAGATTTTTATTATTTTTATAATCTAAATTGTCATATTGTAGTAAAAGTTTTTTTTCATTATTATAATATTTAATCAAAATTCCCTTATTTTTTGAATATAATTCCAATAGAAATGGATTTAAGCCATTTTGACTTTTTATTATTTCGGTAATATCATCTTTTATTTGATTAAATTCAGTTTGTCTTTGATTTCTAAGATAATATTTTAATGTATTATCAAATGTATATATTGATGTGAATGCTGAAATCATTAGAACAAAAATTAATAAAGAAATAAACGTAATATTTAATTTTTTACCTAGATTCATTAGTATCTCCAGCTTTATATCCTAATCCATATATTGTTTTAATATATATTGGATTTCTTGGATTATCTTCAATTTTTGCTCTAATATTTTTGATATGAGTATCAACAGCTCTGTCAAATGCATCATATTCATATCCAAATGCTATTTCAATTATTTCATTTCTTGTAAATGTTTTTGACGGGTTTTTGTATAATGTAAGAATAATCATTAACTCATTTTTTGTTAAAGCAACTTCCTCATTATTTTTTAATACTCTATTATTGGTTATATCAATTTTAAGTTTTCCATCATTTGTAGTTATAATTTCATTGTTATGTATAGTTTCAGTTCTTCTTAATACTGCTTTCACTCTCTCAACTAATTCTAATGCTGAAAAAGGTTTTCTAACATAGTCATCAGCACCTGATTTAAGTCCTTTAATTATGTCATCTTCATTTACTTTAGCTGTCACTAAAATTACAGGAATTTTAGAGGTTTCTCTAACTAATTCCAATACTTTTTCACCACTTAATTTAGGTATCATAAGATCTAAAATTATTAAATCAAAATTATTTTTATAAAATTTATCAATTGCTTCAGAACCATCTTGTGCAATTTCTGCATAAAATCCATTTTTTTCTAAATATGATTTTTCCATTCTTGCAATGCCGGGTTCGTCTTCAACTATTAGTATTTTGTATTTCATATTAACCTCCAATTTTATAAATTTAGCTGCTACATTTTGTAGCAGCTAAATAAAATTCTAAAAATCAAGAATAGACCTTCTTGTGTTTAAATTGTTTTCTTTTTGAGTTTCTTTTTGAGTTTCTTTATTATCTTCCGGATTTTGATCCGGTTTGTTATTAGTGGTTCCTTTTTTTATGTTTGTAGTTACTTTACCATCTTTTGTAGTTGTTTGGGTAATTACAGTACCATCCGGTTTTGTAGTTATTACTTCATTATCTCCATTTGGTTTAATTGTTGTAATAACAACACTTCCATCAGGGAGTTTTTTAACTTCAGGTTGTATTACTAGTGGTAAATTAGAATATTTTGTCGGTACTAAGTAAGCCCAATCTTGAGGAATAATATTATTGAATTCTCTAGGATTATATGGGATTGGTCTGTTTATAAATACTCTTTTTTCTACAATACCTAAAGGTGCATTATCAGCTGCAAGTAAATTATTTCTTTTATCTATATTTACCAATACATGAGCATTTGATACTTTTTTAGGTTCAGTACCTTTTTTAAAATATTCTGTATATACCATATTTCCTCTTGGGTCAAGAGCTGTATATTTCGATGGAAGTAATCCGTCAACTTTGCTTACTTTTACTTTTATAATATCTTTAGGTTTTTCAAATTTTTTAGCTTCCTTTCCATCTAGTAGTTTATTCATAAAATTACCGTAAAATGATGTCAAGTTTGCTGACTTACCGTACATGTGTAGATTATTATTATCAAAACCTATCCATGTAGCAGATGTATAATATGGATTAAAACCTGCAAACCAAAAATCCGCATTGTCATTATTTGTACCGGTTTTTCCTGCTGTATCAATACCATTTTTATTTAGTGCATCATTATGGTAATCAAAATCATTTACAATACCTTTTAGTACATCTGTAATTAAAAAATTTGTTTCTTTAGAAAATACTTTTATTGGTTTATATTCGTTTTTATAAATTAAACCAACTTTAGGTTTTTCAATTTTTGATATGATTGATGCAGGTATTCTTTCACCATTATTTGCAAATGTTTGATATGCATTTGCCATTTTGAATACACTAAATCCTTCAACTACTGAACCTATACCCATTGCAGGTCTTTCGTCATTCTCATTTGGATTTTCCTCCGCACTGACAAATGTATCTTTATCTGGATGTTCTTTATCTATTAATCCTAATTTTTCAAGATATGGTAATGATTTGCTTACACCTAAATCTTCTCCTAAGATTTTAACGGCAGGAGGGTTTAGTGATTCCTTTAATGCATCTCTTGTTGTTACAATACCTCTATAAATATTGTCGTAGTTAACAGGCCATGGTTGATTACCTATCAATTGATAAGGCGTGTCATCAACAGGAGTTGCTAATGTACGGCCTTCTTCAATAGCAGGTGCATAAACAGCTAGCGGTTTTATTGAAGATACAGGTTGTCTGAAGAAATTTGTAGCCCTATCAATTGTGTCATCTGTACTATTTCCTCTTTTAGCTACCATTGCTACTACCTCTGCTGTTTTACTATCTAATACAACTGTTGAAGATTGGGGTTGTACTGTACCATTTTTTTCAACTGAATAGTACTTTTTATTTATAACTAAATTGTCATTTTTAATATTGTAAAAATCTTTAACATTTTCAAAAAATTCTTTTTTTATCATAAATTTTTCGTCATTTATTTCTTTTAGATAATCATTTTTTATTTCTATATTTGAAATCCTAAATGTATATAATTGATTATCATCGCTTATTTTATAAAATGGTTTTATATATATACCATTATTAATTTTAGCTAGTCTTGATGATGAAAAAATTAAGTTTTTATCTTTATCAAATTCATACCATCCTGATGGGATATATAATTCTTCTTTGTCAGTTAAAAGATTTGACTTCTTATAATATAATTTATTTTTATCTGAATTTATAATATCTCCCAAATTATCGAATTTAATGTCTCCGAATAGGGGACCTCCATTTGTTTGATAGCTAAATATATTTGCAAAATCATTATAAGTTTCTTCTAATTTTTTTTGGGCATTCCAATCAATAGTAGTTGTTATGTCAAGACCACCGGTATAAAGAAGATTTTTTGCTTCTTCATATTTCATATCTTGAGTTTTCATTATAATGTCTATTGCTTGTGATTTAATTAGAGAAGAAATAGCGGTTGCGTATTGTTTATTCTCTTTTGAACCGGGTTTAACGCTTCCCAGCAAATCAAATTTTATTGCCTCATCATATTCTTTTTTAGTAATTTTGCCTAAATTATACATTTTTTTCAATGTGAAATTTTTTCTATCAAGTATTGAATCATTTAAAACTGCAACATATTCCACTCCTTGTAGTCTATATGTCCCAGCAGTTTTTGCATCCTTAGGCACATCAGCAGGACTATACGCATAAAATAGACTATAGTTTGATGGAGCTTGAACAATTGAAGCAATAGCAGCCGATTGAGCAATATTTAAATCTTTTGCAGACTTTGAAAAATAGGTTTGAGATGCCGCTTCAACACCATAAGAATTTTGTCCTAAGAATACTCTATTTAAGTATCCTTCAAGAATTTCATCTTTACTTATTTGTTTTTCAACACCTAATGCAAGATACATTTCCTGTATTTTTCTTTCCCAGCTTACTTCATTTGTTAAATAAACATTTTTTATAAGTTGTTGTGTAATTGTTGATCCACCTTGAGATATCCCGCCAGATGTAATATTTGTAAAAAATGATCTTATAACACTTTTCGGATCTACTCCTCTATGTGTTTCAAATCTTTCATCTTCTAAACTTATAAATGCATCTTTTAGAGATTTTGGTACATCTTTTATACTTATAATTTCTCTGTATTCATCAAACGCTATTGATTCAATTAAATTACCATCTCTATCTAAAATATTAGAATTTTGATTTAAATTTAATGAAATATTTTTAGGATTGATTTTTGGAGAATTTTCAGCAACTTTAATTATTGAAACTCCAAGCATCGCTCCAACTGTAATCACTAGTATTCCTATAACTAATACAAATAATAAAATAATTTGCACTATTATTTTTAACATAGATGTAGGAATATCAGATATTTTTTTCTTCATATTTTACTCCTTGGAAATTTAACATATTTATATTAAATTCTTGTGTTTAAATATTTTCTATTATATTATAACATAATACCCGAATAATTAAAATATACACATTCTTACTTATTTGTTATAATGAATTAAGGTGGTTAAAATGAAAAAAGAAAAAGTAATAATAGTTGATGTAAACTTAAACAATAAATATACAGAAAGTCAATTAGAATCAAGAATTTTTGAGTTAAAAGAGCTAGTAAGGGCTTCAAATTCTGAGTTTGTAGCAAGTGTAGTACAAAATTTAAAAGAAATTAATTCTAAATATTATATTGGATCCGGTAAAGCACAAGAATTAGCAGAAATGGTTCAAAATCTTGAAATAGATACAGTTATTTTTAATAATGAGCTTACTGGCTCCCAAATGAAAAATCTTGAAGATGTGATTAATAAAAAAATTGTAGATAGAACGGGATTAATTTTAGATATATTTGCAACTAGAGCTAGAACTAATGAATCTAAGCTTCAGATTAAACTTGCACAATTAGAGTATAGATTGCCTAGATTAGTCGGATTTAGAAATTATCTTTCTAGAGAAGGTGCAGGTATTGGGACAAGAGGACCCGGGGAACAAAAACTTGAAATAGATAGAAGATCGGTTCAAATGGAAATAAATTCCATAAAGAATAAATTAAAAAATATAGAAAATAAACGTATTGTAGAAAAGAGAAAAAGATTAAATTCCAGTATACCGATAGTTTCTTTAATTGGTTATTCAAATGCTGGGAAATCAACGTTATTAAATACAATAAGTGAAAAATATGCAGAGAATGTAAAAAAAGTATATTCAGATGATTTATTATTTGCAACTTTAGATACATCTGCAAGAAAAATTAAATTGTTAAATGGTAAAGATATTATAATCACTGATACTGTAGGATTTATTTCTGATTTACCTACAAAATTGGTAGAATCTTTTAAATCTACTTTAGAGGAAGTAAGAGATTCTAATTTAGTTTTAATTGTTGTTGATGCATCAAATTATGATTATGAAATACAGATTAAAGCGACAGAAGATATATTGGCAGATATGGATTTGATCGGAAAAAATATTTTATATGTCTTTAATAAAATGGATAAAAATCCTGATTTTAGGTTTTATAAAAAAGTTGATAATGAAATTTACATTTCTGCAATGGATGAAAATGATATAGAAAGATTAATTAAAAAGATAGAAAATCTATTATTTGGAGATTATTCAATTTATGAAGTTTTTGTATCCTATTCAGATTATGATAAAATAAAAAAACTAGTTCCTTTTTCATTAAAAAAAGACGAAAAGTTTGAAGCAGATGGAATTAAAACTTATTTATTATTAGATGATAATATGAAAATAAAATATAGAAAGTTTATTAAAAATGAAGTATAAAGAATATAAATCAATTTTAAATGAATATTCAAGTGAAATAGAAATAAATAGATCTAGATTTATTTCTAATATAAAATATTGTGAAACAGAAGAAGAATCTTTAGCTTTTATTGAAAAAATAAGTAAAAAGTATAGAGATGCTACTCATAATTGTACAGCATATATAAATGGTAATATCTCAAATATACAAAGGTATAATGATGATGGTGAACCTCAGGGAACAGCAGGTATACCTATGCTGGAAGTATTAAAAAAAGAAGAGTTAACTAATTTGTGTGTAGTGGTTACAAGATATTTTGGTGGTAAAAAACTTGGAGCATCAGGTCTTATAAGAGCATATGGAGGTGCTGTTTCAGATGTTTTAAGGGTTTCAGAAATTATAGAATTTAAAAATTATTATAAAGTTAAACTTGTATTTGATTATAATTTTTTAGGAAAAATTGATAATTATATAGGAGAACAAAACTTTTACATTAAGCAAAGAGATTATTTAGAAAAAATAGAAAATATAATGTATATAAGTGTTTTGAAATATCAAAAATTTAAGGAACAATTATTTGAAATTACAAGTGCAAATATTGATATTAAAATAATTGATGAAGTATTATTAAAAGTTAGAAATGGAGAAATTATAGACTTATGAGTATTTTTTGTAAAAAATATGCTAAATTAATAACAGTTTTATTTTCTTTTTCTTTAATATTATTTTTACTTACACTTTCAATAAATATCGGTTCAGAAGATTTTAATTTTTACAAAAATTTTTCTATTGAACATAATTTGAAAAATCAAGTTGGAGTAAGTCAAGATAATTTAGAGAAAATGTATAAAAGTTTGCAGGGACA
Protein-coding regions in this window:
- a CDS encoding sensor histidine kinase produces the protein MNLGKKLNITFISLLIFVLMISAFTSIYTFDNTLKYYLRNQRQTEFNQIKDDITEIIKSQNGLNPFLLELYSKNKGILIKYYNNEKKLLLQYDNLDYKNNKNLKNNDIVKSSYNIINSNNEIAGTLEVSYIDNVYSYNKIMNVFQSDIITQYVVIFIISIIIATILIVLLSKNITIPIKEIQDKTKKLIEKKYVSSEKKYDIYELDELSDNINYLSKSLKMQEQYRIDYSHDIAHELRTPITNLILHLEAIKDEIIDADKETISMLLSETRRISSMIDNLEITFNKKENFNELKIEDFDIVNLLETVSSSFEPLLKEKNIKLVKNFDKSKIINSDYDKLTQVVANIISNAIKASNENGTIQIIFQSFSNRDVITISDNGIGISKDDLPHIFERFYRVDNVRNTKVSGQGLGLAITKTYVELLGFKIDVNSELGKGTDFTITM
- a CDS encoding response regulator transcription factor, which translates into the protein MKYKILIVEDEPGIARMEKSYLEKNGFYAEIAQDGSEAIDKFYKNNFDLIILDLMIPKLSGEKVLELVRETSKIPVILVTAKVNEDDIIKGLKSGADDYVRKPFSALELVERVKAVLRRTETIHNNEIITTNDGKLKIDITNNRVLKNNEEVALTKNELMIILTLYKNPSKTFTRNEIIEIAFGYEYDAFDRAVDTHIKNIRAKIEDNPRNPIYIKTIYGLGYKAGDTNESR
- a CDS encoding transglycosylase domain-containing protein, whose translation is MKKKISDIPTSMLKIIVQIILLFVLVIGILVITVGAMLGVSIIKVAENSPKINPKNISLNLNQNSNILDRDGNLIESIAFDEYREIISIKDVPKSLKDAFISLEDERFETHRGVDPKSVIRSFFTNITSGGISQGGSTITQQLIKNVYLTNEVSWERKIQEMYLALGVEKQISKDEILEGYLNRVFLGQNSYGVEAASQTYFSKSAKDLNIAQSAAIASIVQAPSNYSLFYAYSPADVPKDAKTAGTYRLQGVEYVAVLNDSILDRKNFTLKKMYNLGKITKKEYDEAIKFDLLGSVKPGSKENKQYATAISSLIKSQAIDIIMKTQDMKYEEAKNLLYTGGLDITTTIDWNAQKKLEETYNDFANIFSYQTNGGPLFGDIKFDNLGDIINSDKNKLYYKKSNLLTDKEELYIPSGWYEFDKDKNLIFSSSRLAKINNGIYIKPFYKISDDNQLYTFRISNIEIKNDYLKEINDEKFMIKKEFFENVKDFYNIKNDNLVINKKYYSVEKNGTVQPQSSTVVLDSKTAEVVAMVAKRGNSTDDTIDRATNFFRQPVSSIKPLAVYAPAIEEGRTLATPVDDTPYQLIGNQPWPVNYDNIYRGIVTTRDALKESLNPPAVKILGEDLGVSKSLPYLEKLGLIDKEHPDKDTFVSAEENPNENDERPAMGIGSVVEGFSVFKMANAYQTFANNGERIPASIISKIEKPKVGLIYKNEYKPIKVFSKETNFLITDVLKGIVNDFDYHNDALNKNGIDTAGKTGTNNDNADFWFAGFNPYYTSATWIGFDNNNLHMYGKSANLTSFYGNFMNKLLDGKEAKKFEKPKDIIKVKVSKVDGLLPSKYTALDPRGNMVYTEYFKKGTEPKKVSNAHVLVNIDKRNNLLAADNAPLGIVEKRVFINRPIPYNPREFNNIIPQDWAYLVPTKYSNLPLVIQPEVKKLPDGSVVITTIKPNGDNEVITTKPDGTVITQTTTKDGKVTTNIKKGTTNNKPDQNPEDNKETQKETQKENNLNTRRSILDF
- the hflX gene encoding GTPase HflX, with protein sequence MKKEKVIIVDVNLNNKYTESQLESRIFELKELVRASNSEFVASVVQNLKEINSKYYIGSGKAQELAEMVQNLEIDTVIFNNELTGSQMKNLEDVINKKIVDRTGLILDIFATRARTNESKLQIKLAQLEYRLPRLVGFRNYLSREGAGIGTRGPGEQKLEIDRRSVQMEINSIKNKLKNIENKRIVEKRKRLNSSIPIVSLIGYSNAGKSTLLNTISEKYAENVKKVYSDDLLFATLDTSARKIKLLNGKDIIITDTVGFISDLPTKLVESFKSTLEEVRDSNLVLIVVDASNYDYEIQIKATEDILADMDLIGKNILYVFNKMDKNPDFRFYKKVDNEIYISAMDENDIERLIKKIENLLFGDYSIYEVFVSYSDYDKIKKLVPFSLKKDEKFEADGIKTYLLLDDNMKIKYRKFIKNEV
- a CDS encoding YigZ family protein, which produces MKYKEYKSILNEYSSEIEINRSRFISNIKYCETEEESLAFIEKISKKYRDATHNCTAYINGNISNIQRYNDDGEPQGTAGIPMLEVLKKEELTNLCVVVTRYFGGKKLGASGLIRAYGGAVSDVLRVSEIIEFKNYYKVKLVFDYNFLGKIDNYIGEQNFYIKQRDYLEKIENIMYISVLKYQKFKEQLFEITSANIDIKIIDEVLLKVRNGEIIDL